The following are encoded together in the Cololabis saira isolate AMF1-May2022 chromosome 5, fColSai1.1, whole genome shotgun sequence genome:
- the LOC133444452 gene encoding myosin heavy chain, fast skeletal muscle-like isoform X4 yields the protein MSTDAEMALYGKAAIYLRKPEKERIEAQTRPFDAKSACYVADVKELYLKATILKKEGGKVTVKVLDTQEEKTVKEDDINPMNPPKYDKMEDMAMMTHLNEATVLYNLKERYAAWMIYTYSGLFCATVNPYKWLPVYDSEVVSAYRGKKRMEAPPHIFSVSDNAYQFMLTDRQNQSVLITGESGAGKTVNTKRVIQYFATISVGGGKAKESSKMQGSLEDQIIAANPLLEAYGNAKTIRNDNSSRFGKFIRIHFGTTGKLSSADIETYLLEKSRVTFQLSDERGYHIFYQMMTNHKPEIIEMALITSNPYDFPMCSMGQITVASIDDKEELDATDNAIDILGFNGEEKMGIYKLTGAVLHHGNMKFKQKQREEQAEPDGTENADKIAYLLGLNSADMLKGLCYPRVKVGNEFVTKGQTVPQVNNAVTALAKSIYGRMFDWMVVRINQMLATKQARNHFIGVLDIAGFEIFDFNTLEQLCINFTNEKLQQFFNHHMFVLEQEEYKKEGIIWEFIDFGMDLAACIELIEKPMGIFSILEEECMFPKADDTSFKNKLYDQHLGKNKAFEKPKPAKGKAEAHFSLVHYAGTVDYNICGWLDKNKDPLNESVLQLYGKASCKLVALLYPPAAPEEAGKKGGKKKGGSMQTVSSQFRENLGKLMTNLRSTHPHFVRCLIPNESKTPGLMENFLVIHQLRCNGVLEGIRICRKGFPSRILYADFKQRYKVLNASVIPEGQFIDNKKASEKLLGSIDVPQDEYRFGHTKVFFKAGLLGTLEEMRDEKLASLVTMTQALCRAYLMRKEFVVMMARRHAIYTIQYNVRSFMNVKHWPWMKVYYKIKPLLKSAETEKELMNMKENYEKMTSDLAAALAKKKELEEKMVSILQEKNDLQLQVASETENLSDAEERCEGLIKSKIQLEAKLKETTERLEDEEEINAELTAKKRKLEDECSELKKDIDDLELTLAKVEKEKHATENKVKNLTEEMASQDESIAKLTKEKKALQEAHQQTLDDLQAEEDKVNTLTKSKTKLEQQVDDLEGSLEQEKKLRMDLERAKRKLEGDLKLAQESIMDLENDKQQSDEKIKKKDFEISQLLSKIEDEQSLGAQLQKKIKELQARIEELEEEIEAERAARAKVEKQRADLSRELEEISERLEEAGGATAAQIEMNKKREAEFQKLRRDLEESTLQHEATAAALRKKQADSVAELGEQIDNLQRVKQKLEKEKSEYKMEIDDLSSNMEAVAKSKGNLEKMCRTLEDQLSELKTKNDENMRQNNDMSAQKARLLTENGEFSRQIEEKEGLVSQLTRGKQAFTQQLEELKRHVEEEVKAKNALAHGLQSARHDCDLLREQFEEEQEAKAELQRGMSKANSEVAQWRTKYETDAIQRTEELEESKKKLAQRLQEAEEQIEAVNSKCASLEKTKQRLQSEVEDLMIDVERANGLAANLDKKQRNFDKVLAEWKQKYEEGQAELEGAQKEARTLSTELFKMKNSYEEALDQLETMKRENKNLQQEISDLTEQLGDTGKSIHELEKAKKQVETEKSEIQTALEEAEGTLEHEESKILRVQLELNQIKGEVDRKIAEKDEEMEQIKRNSQRVIDSMQSTLDAEVRSRNDAMRIKKKMEGDLNEMEIQLSHANRQAAESQKQLRNVQAQLKDAQLHLDDAVRAQEDLKEQAAMVDRRNGLLVAEIEELRVALEQTERGRKVAEQELVDASERVGLLHSQNTSLINTKKKLESDLVQIQSEVDDTVQEARNAEDKAKKAITDAAMMAEELKKEQDTSAHLERMKKNLEVAVKDLQHRLDEAENLAMKGGKKQLQKLESRVRELESEVENEQRRGADSVKGVRKYERRVKELTYQTEEDKKNVGRLQDLVDKLQLKVKAYKRQADEAEEQANTHLSKSRKLQHELEEAEERADIAESQVNKMRVKSRDSGKGKDVAE from the exons ATGAGTACGGACGCGGAGATGGCCCTTTATGGCAAAGCTGCCATTTATCTTCGTAAGCCAGAAAAGGAGAGGATTGAGGCTCAGACCAGACCTTTTGATGCCAAGAGTGCCTGCTATGTCGCTGATGTCAAAGAACTGTACCTGAAGGCAACAATCCTCAAGAAAGAGGGTGGCAAAGTCACCGTCAAAGTCTTGGACACTCAGGAG GAGAAGACAGTCAAAGAAGATGACATCAATCCAATGAACCCTCCCAAGTACGACAAAATGGAGGACATGGCCATGATGACCCATCTCAATGAAGCCACTGTGCTGTATAATCTCAAAGAGCGTTATGCAGCATGGATGATCTAC ACCTACTCTGGGTTGTTCTGTGCAACTGTGAACCCCTACAAGTGGCTCCCAGTGTACGATTCCGAAGTCGTCTCTGCCTATAGAGGCAAGAAGCGTATGGAGGCTCCACCCCACATCTTCTCCGTCTCTGACAATGCCTATCAGTTCATGCTTACTG ATAGGCAGAACCAGTCTGTCCTGATCAC TGGAGAATCTGGTGCTGGAAAGACTGTGAACACCAAGCGTGTCATTCAGTACTTTGCTACAATCTCTGTTGGTGGGGGTAAGGCGAAGGAATCAAGTAAAATGCAG GGGTCGCTGGAGGATCAAATCATTGCAGCCAATCCCCTGCTGGAGGCTTATGGTAATGCCAAAACTATTAGGAATGACAACTCTTCTCGTTTT GGTAAATTCATCAGGATCCATTTCGGCACAACTGGCAAACTGTCTAGTGCTGATATTGAGACAT ACCTGCTGGAGAAGTCTAGAGTGACATTCCAGCTTTCTGATGAGAGAGGCTACCACATCTTCTACCAGATGATGACAAACCACAAACCAGAGATCATTG aaatggCTCTGATCACAAGCAACCCCTATGACTTCCCCATGTGCAGCATGGGTCAGATCACTGTGGCCAGCATTGATGACAAAGAAGAGCTGGACGCCACTGAT AATGCCATTGATATCCTGGGCTTCAACGGAGAGGAGAAGATGGGCATCTACAAGTTGACTGGTGCTGTGCTTCACCATGGTAACATGAAGTTCAAGCAGAAGCAGCGTGAGGAGCAGGCTGAGCCTGACGGCACAGAGA ATGCTGACAAGATTGCTTACTTGTTGGGCCTGAACTCTGCTGATATGCTCAAGGGATTGTGCTATCCAAGAGTGAAGGTCGGCAATGAATTTGTCACCAAGGGACAGACTGTACCTCAG GTAAATAATGCTGTCACTGCCCTGGCCAAGTCCATCTATGGCAGGATGTTCGATTGGATGGTCGTCCGTATCAACCAGATGCTGGCCACTAAGCAAGCAAGAAACCACTTCATCGGTGTCCTGGACATTGCCGGCTTTGAAATCTTTGAT TTCAACACATTGGAGCAGCTGTGCATCAACTTCACCAATGAGAAACTGCAACAGTTCTTCAACCACCACATGTTTGTTCTGGAGCAAGAGGAGTACAAGAAGGAAGGCATCATTTGGGAGTTCATTGACTTTGGTATGGACTTGGCTGCCTGTATTGAGCTGATTGAAAAG CCAATGGGCATCTTCTCCATCCTCGAAGAGGAGTGCATGTTCCCCAAGGCCGATGACACTTCCTTCAAGAACAAGCTGTATGACCAGCATCTTGGCAAAAACAAGGCTTTTGAGAAGCCAAAACCTGCCAAGGGCAAGGCTGAGGCTCACTTCTCCCTGGTGCACTATGCTGGaactgtggactacaacatctGTGGTTGGCTGGACAAGAACAAGGATCCACTGAATGAGTCTGTTCTGCAGCTCTATGGGAAGGCATCATGCAAACTGGTGGCTCTCCTGTATCCTCCCGCTGCTCCTGAGG AGGCTggcaagaagggaggaaagaagaagggtGGTTCTATGCAGACTGTGTCATCACAGTTCAGG GAGAACTTGGGCAAGCTGATGACCAACCTGAGGAGTACCCATCCTCACTTTGTGCGCTGCCTCATTCCCAATGAGTCAAAGACTCCAG GCTTGATGGAGAACTTCCTGGTCATCCACCAGCTCAGGTGTAACGGTGTGCTGGAGGGTATCAGAATctgcagaaaaggtttccccAGCAGAATCCTCTATGCTGACTTCAAACAGAG ATACAAAGTACTGAATGCCAGTGTCATCCCTGAGGGTCAATTCATTGACAACAAGAAAGCCTCTGAGAAGCTGCTTGGATCAATTGACGTTCCTCAAGATGAGTACAGATTTGGACACACCAAG GTGTTTTTCAAGGCTGGTCTGCTGGGTACCCTTGAGGAGATGAGAGATGAAAAGTTGGCATCCCTGGTCACAATGACTCAGGCTCTCTGCCGTGCTTACCTCATGAGAAAGGAGTTTGTTGTTATGATGGCTAGGAGGCac GCCATTTATACTATCCAGTATAATGTCCGCTCATTCATGAATGTGAAACACTGGCCATGGATGAAGGTTTATTACAAGATCAAGCCTCTCTTGAAGAGTGCTGAGACTGAGAAGGAGCTCATGAATATGAAGGAGAACTATGAGAAGATGACATCAGACCTTGCTGCTGCCTTGGCCAAGAAAaaggagctggaggaaaagaTGGTGTCTATTCTGCAGGAGAAGAACGATCTGCAGCTGCAAGTGGCATCT GAAACAGAGAATCTGTCAGATGCTGAGGAGAGGTGCGAGGGTCTTATCAAGAGCAAGATTCAACTCGAGGCCAAACTCAAAGAGACCACTGAGAGActggaagatgaggaggaaatCAATGCTGAGCTTACTGCAAagaagaggaagctggaggaCGAATGCTCTGAGCTCAAAAAAGATATTGATGACCTGGAACTTACATTGGCCAAAGTGGAAAAGGAGAAACATGCCACTGAGAACAAG GTGAAGAACCTGACTGAGGAGATGGCCTCTCAGGATGAGAGCATTGCTAAACTGACCAAGGAGAAGAAAGCTCTTCAGGAAGCTCATCAGCAGACTCTTGATGACCTGCAGGCGGAGGAAGACAAAGTCAACACTCTGACCAAGTCCAAGACCAAGCTTGAGCAACAAGTTGATGAT CTTGAAGGTTCTCTGGAGCAAGAGAAGAAGCTTCGTATGGATCTTGAGAGAGCCAAGAGGAAGCTGGAAGGAGATCTGAAACTGGCCCAGGAATCCATAATGGATCTGGAGAATGACAAGCAGCAGTCTgatgagaaaattaaaaa GAAGGACTTTGAAATCAGCCAGCTCCTCAGCAAGATTGAAGATGAGCAGTCATTGGGTGCACAGCTTCAGAAGAAGATTAAGGAGCTTCAG GCCCGTattgaggagctggaggaggaaatCGAGGCGGAGCGCGCTGCTCGTGCCAAGGTTGAGAAGCAGAGAGCTGACCTCTCCAGGGAACTTGAGGAGATCAGTGAGAGGCTGGAGGAAGCTGGTGGCGCCACTGCTGCTCAGATTGAGATGAACAAGAAGCGCGAGGCTGAGTTCCAGAAGCTCCGTCGTGACCTTGAGGAGTCTACTCTGCAGCATGAAGCCACTGCTGCTGCTCTGCGCAAGAAGCAGGCCGACAGCGTTGCTGAGCTGGGAGAGCAGATCGACAACCTGCAGCGTGTCAAGCAGAAGCTTGAGAAAGAAAAGAGTGAATATAAGATGGAGATTGACGACCTCTCCAGCAACATGGAGGCTGTTGCTAAATCAAAG GGAAATCTTGAAAAGATGTGCCGTACTCTTGAGGACCAATTAAGTGAACTTAAGACCAAGAATGATGAAAACATGCGTCAGAACAATGACATGAGTGCACAGAAAGCACGTCTCCTCACAGAAAATG GTGAGTTCAGCCGTCAAATTGAGGAGAAAGAGGGTCTTGTTTCTCAGCTGACCAGAGGCAAACAGGCCTTCACCCAGCAGCTTGAGGAGCTGAAGAGACACGTTGAAGAGGAGGTCAAG GCCAAGAATGCTCTTGCCCATGGACTGCAATCAGCCCGCCATGACTGTGACCTGCTGAGGGAGCAGtttgaggaggagcaggaggccaAAGCTGAGCTGCAGCGTGGTATGTCCAAGGCCAACAGTGAGGTGGCTCAGTGGAGAACTAAGTATGAAACTGATGCCATCCAGCGCACAGAGGAGCTTGAGGAATCCAA GAAAAAGCTGGCCCAGCGTCTTCAGGAAGCTGAGGAGCAGATCGAGGCTGTGAACTCCAAGTGTGCATCTCTGGAGAAGACCAAACAGAGGCTCCAAAGTGAGGTGGAGGACCTCATGATTGATGTGGAGAGAGCTAATGGGCTGGCTGCCAACTTGGATAAGAAGCAGAGGAACTTTGATAAG GTGCTGGCAGAGTGGAAACAGAAGTATGAGGAGGGTCAGGCAGAGCTTGAAGGAGCTCAGAAGGAGGCTCGTACTCTGAGCACTGAACTGTTCAAGATGAAGAACTCTTATGAAGAAgctctggatcagctggagaccATGAAGCGTGAAAACAAGAACCTCCAAC AGGAGATCTCTGACCTGACTGAACAGCTTGGTGACACTGGCAAGAGCATCCATGAGCTGGAGAAGGCCAAGAAGCAGGTGGAGACAGAGAAGTCTGAGATCCAGACAGCTCTGGAGGAAGCTGAG GGAACTCTGGAGCATGAAGAGTCTAAGATCCTTCGTGTTCAGCTGGAGCTCAACCAGATTAAGGGTGAGGTGGACAGGAAGATTGCAGAGAAAGATGAGGAGATGGAGCAGATCAAGAGGAACAGCCAGAGGGTGATTGATTCCATGCAGAGCACTCTGGATGCTGAGGTCAGGAGCAGGAACGATGCCATGAGAATCAAGAAGAAGATGGAAGGAGATCTGAATGAGATGGAGATTCAGCTGAGTCATGCCAATCGCCAGGCTGCTGAGTCCCAGAAACAGTTGAGGAACGTTCAGGCACAGCTGAAG GACGCTCAACTGCATCTTGATGATGCTGTCAGAGCCCAGGAGGACCTCAAGGAACAAGCTGCTATGGTGGATCGCAGAAACGGTCTCTTAGTGGCAGAAATTGAGGAACTCAGAGTTGCTctggaacagacagagagaggcCGCAAAGTCGCAGAGCAGGAACTGGTGGATGCCAGCGAACGTGTCGGACTTCTGCACTCTCAG AACACAAGCCTCATCAACACCAAGAAGAAGCTTGAAAGTGACCTGGTTCAGATCCAGAGTGAAGTTGATGATACTGTTCAGGAAGCAAGGAATGCAGAGGACAAGGCCAAGAAGGCCATCACTGAT GCTGCTATGATGGCTGAAGAGCTGAAGAAGGAACAGGACACCAGTGCTCACCTGGAGAGGATGAAGAAGAACCTGGAGGTTGCTGTTAAGGACCTGCAGCATCGCCTGGATGAGGCTGAGAACTTGGCCATGAAGGGTGGCAAGAAGCAGCTCCAAAAACTCGAGTCTAGG GTGCGTGAGTTGGAGAGCGAGGTTGAAAATGAGCAAAGACGTGGTGCAGATTCTGTTAAGGGTGTCCGCAAATATGAGAGAAGAGTGAAGGAGCTCACCTATCAG ACTGAGGAAGATAAGAAAAACGTTGGTAGGCTGCAGGATCTGGTGGACAAACTGCAGCTCAAGGTGAAGGCCTACAAGAGGCAGGCTGATGAAGCG GAGGAGCAGGCCAACACTCATCTGTCCAAGTCTAGGAAGCTCCAGCATGAGCTTGAGGAGGCTGAGGAGCGTGCTGACATTGCAGAGTCTCAGGTCAACAAGATGAGAGTAAAGAGCCGTGACTCTGGCAAG GGAAAAGACGTAGCTGAGTAA